The following nucleotide sequence is from Puniceicoccaceae bacterium.
CGAAACAGAAAGGGCATTCCAGCCTGCTTCGGAGGATGCAGCACAGCGCGTGCCCGCAGGATGCCGAATTCCCGCAGTTCACCCCGTTCTGGAGGCAGCGTGAGGTGGCAGTTCAGTTCCTCTGGCATGGGTTCCAGAAGCTCTGGATCAGGGCTTCGAACCGCGACCACGTTTGCGCGGCACTCCAGCACAGGGTGACCCGACACACGCGGATGGCTTGCAATCGAGTCAACCCTGAGAACCAGCTCACATTCGCGCACGGGCAAGGATCGCCAGTGCCTGGCCGCTGCAGGGTCCGGTCCCTGTACGTGCCACCATGCCATCGCCAGAAGTCCAGCTGCCACTGCATAACAACTTTTCCAGATCCAGAAATAGCCCGAAAACCGCTCCAGTAGAAAAACCGAAGCTCCCACCAGCAGAAGCCCGGAACCCACCAGCAGCGACAACACCGATAGCGAATCGGCACGATCTGCTGAGGCCAACCAGAGTCCACTGCACCAGGGCAGGAGCAGCCACAGCATCGGCGCACGATACGATTTGCGGGAGTTGGAGGAGGTCGGATTCACGAGAGAACAGCCGAGAGAGGTGCGGAGGGTTGAGACCCTATCACCTTGGCGCGACAAGGAACGCAGCACAAGATTTTCCGAACACTCGCTCCACTTGGGGCTTGCTTTCAAATCCGGAAGGGCGCGTATTCTCTAAGGTTCAACGACTCATCTAGCAACGGATCATGTTACAGGCAGGCATCGTAGGTTTACCCAATGTGGGCAAGAGCACCCTCTTCAACGCACTCACCCGGTCACGCAAGGCCGATGCGCAAAACTACCCGTTTTGCACCATCGATCCCAATGTCGGCGTAGTCCAGGTTCCGGACGCCCGACTGGAGCCGCTCTCCAAGCTGGTGAAAACGCAGCGCATCATTCCCGCAGCTCTCGAGGTTGTGGACATTGCCGGACTCGTGGCAGGTGCAAGCAAGGGAGAGGGTCTGGGGAACAAGTTTCTTGCGAACATCCGGGAAGTGGATGCCATCGTTCATGTCGTACGCTGTTTTGAGGATGATGACATCATCCACAATGCTGGCTCGGTCGATCCCGTGCGCGATATCGAAATCATCGAAACCGAGCTCATTCTGGCCGACCTGGAATCACTCGCCCGCCAGCGGGAGAAATTGATCAAAAAGGCAAGGGGCAATGATAAGGCGGCCCTCGCGGCAGTCGACTTGATTGACCGCATCAACCCACACCTCGAGCAGGGATTCGCAGCCAATACCTTTGGCATCGACGAAGATGAAAAACCGCTGCTCAAGTCCTTGAATCTGCTCTCCTCCAAACCCATGCTTTTTGCCTGCAATGTGGCAGAAACTGATCTCGCCAATGCCAACGCAAACGCCATGGTGCAGCAGGTTCAGGCCGCCGCAGACCAGCGCAACCAAACCGAGGTTTGCGTCATTTCGGCCCGTATTGAGGAGGAACTCATGGATTTTGATCCATCCGAGGCAGCCTCCTACCTGCAGGACCTCGGTGTCGAGGACTCTGGCGTCAACCGCTTGATCCAGTCGACCTACCACCTGCTCGGACTCGCATCATACCTGACTGCGGGCGAGATCGAAGTCCGGGCATGGACGTTTATCAAGGGCATGAAGGCACCACAGTGTGCGGGAGTGATTCACACGGATTTTGAAAAAGGCTTCATCAAAGCCGAAGTCGTCTCCTACGATGACCTCATGCAGCTGGGCAGCGTCAATGCCGCGAGAGAGGCCGGAAAATACCGTCTTGAGGGCAAGGACTATCTCGTCAAAGACGGAGATGTGATCCACTTTCGCTTTGCAACCTAAGGCAAGCGACAGGGTTTTCACCGCTCGGGCGATATCAATTAAACCCTCGGCAAAGGGGTTAAGGGTAGATTTTGAGGTTGTGATCATAAGAACTGCTTATTTACTCTATTAACGCCATAAATATATACCCCTACAATCAGATGGACCGTTGATCCACGGGCATTCGGTCATACAAGAAATACTAATAAGATCCTGAAGGTGATCTCATGGAAGTCCTGTTTCTGACGATTTTTCTGAGCTTTACCCTGGCGGCGTTTTTTTTAACCTTCTTCGTAAGGAACGCGAAATCCCGTCATCGTAGCAGCCCGGAACAAAGTGCACTTATTCCGTTTCGGGATGAGCAGGCCACACGCGAGAACTCTGAATCCCCACCTCCAGGATCAACTTCCTGATTCGCAGACAAATCCACTCCCTGAACTATGAGCCAGAACAAGGTTACCATTGCATACAACGACAACATCGTCCGCTATTTCCTGATCGCCACGGTCATTTGGTCTCTCGTGGCAATGGCTGCGGGCGTGCTGATCGCCTTCATGCTGAATTTCTGGCAAATCGACGGTGGCATCTACCTGTTCGGCCTGCACATCCCGCTCGAATGGATTGGATTTGGAAGGTTGCGCCCACTACACACCAATGCCGCCATTTTTGCGTTTGTGGGCAACATGATGTTTGCAGGCATCTACTACTCCACCCAGCGTCTCGTGCGCGCCCGGCTGGCATCCGATTTTCTCTCGTGGCTGCATTTCTGGGGCTGGCAGTTCATCATCGTATGTGCGGCCATTACACTCCCACTGGGACTGACCCGTGGTAAAGAATACGCAGAACTGATCTGGCCGATCAACATTCTGGTCGCCCTGATCTGGGTCGTATTCGCGATCAACTTTTTCTGGACCCTCGCGCGGCGCAATGAACCCACACTCTACGTTGCCATCTGGTTCTACATTGCCACCATCGTCACTGTAGCCCTGCTCTACATCGTCAACCACCTCTCGATTCCTACCAGTCTGATTCACAGCTATCCCATTTTTGGTGGGGTTCAGGACGCGCTGGTGCAGTGGTGGTATGGTCACAACGCCGTCGCCTTCTTCCTGACGACTCCCATCCTCGGCATCATGTATTATTTTGTGCCGAAGGCGGTCAACCGCCCGGTCTACTCCTACCAGTTGTCGGTGATTCACTTCTGGTCCCTCGTCTTTATCTACATCTGGGCTGGCCCCCACCACCTGCTCAACACCGCACTGCCGGCCTGGCTGCAATACCTGGGCATGCTTTTTTCATTGATGCTGTGGGCACCTTCCTGGGGCGGCATGCTGAACGGCCTGTTCACCATGCGAGGAGCGTGGGACAAACTGCGAACCGATCCGGTCGTGAAGTTTTTTGCCGCAGGGATCACGTTTTACGGCATGGCCACGTTTGAGGGGCCACTGCTCTCGATCAAGTCAGTCAATGCACTTGCACACTACTCAGACTGGATCATTGGGCACGTTCACTCGGGAACACTCGGGTGGAACGGCATGATGGCAGCTGGCATGATATACTGGCTGCTGCCACGCTTGTGGAAACGCGGCCTTTACTCTCAGCAACTGGCAAACCTGCACTTCTGGCTGTCCATGATTGGCATCCTGCTTTACGTCGCCTCCATGTGGATCTCCGGCGTCAATCAGGGCATGATGCTCAATGCGCTGAATGAAACCGGCACGAGTCTGGCCTACGGTAATTTTTTGGAAACCCTGAACGCCATTCATGCGCTCATGCTCACCCGGGCGATTGGTGGAACACTCTACCTGCTCGGATTCGTGATCCTCGCCTACAACATGGCGCGCACCGTTATGGGAGCGGAAGTCAATGATGTCACCGTAGAGGTTCCAGCCCGCACCGTTCGGGATGATCAGGGTTTGACTGGCGGGTTGATCAATGCTCCGGTTGCCTACACGGTACTCGGCATCGCATTCCCCTGCATCTGGATGCTGACGGAAGGATTCTGGATGTTAGTCGGCATGTTTGGAACGATTTTCACGGTGCTACTCGCCCTCGTGAGTTTCAAGGTATCCAAGGGCGGGTGGACGCGCTGGTATGAAAAACTGCTGGCCAACTCGATGTCATTCACGATTCTGGTCTTTCTTGCCGTTGCGGTGGGTGGTGCAATCCAAATCATCCCAACCGTTACGGTGCAGCGGGCGCACAATCTTGAGGGTCGCGTCCAGGAGCTATATACGCCGCTCGAACTGGCTGGACGGGATATTTATGTCTCCGAAGGCTGTTACAACTGTCACTCTCAGATGGTGAGGACCATGCGCGCAGACGTGCTGCGTTACGGAGATTACTCCCGTCTGGGTGAATCCATTTACGACTATCCTTACCAATGGGGATCACGACGCATCGGCCCCGACTTGGCGCGGGAGGGCGGATTTCGCCCCAACGAGTGGCACTACGATCATTTCATGGATCCACGAGCCATTTCACCAGGATCCAACATGCCTGCCTACCCATGGCTCGCAGAAAAGAAAATCGACATGGATGCCCTGCCCTCAAAGCTCGCCGTGCAGCGCATGCTCGGAGTCCCTTTTCCCGAATGGGAGGAATCTGAAATCCGCGACCTGGTCGCCACACAGGCGGAAGCAATCTCCCGGGATCTTCAGACCAAAGGGCGCGCACTCGAACCCAATACACAAATGACCGCATTGATTGCCTACATGCAAAAGCTCGGAGCCTACGAAGTGAGAGGGACACCCTCCATCACGGAACCCAATCGCTGAGCATTCTGCAAATCAACCAACCCGAATCCAAAGACCGTCATGAGTGGAGCCAAGGTTACTTTTGAAGACTGGCATGTGTGGGTCCAAACCACAGCCTTCATCCTGATCGCAACCTTTTTTGTGGTGTTTACCATTCGTGCTTTACTGATGAAGCGCGACAAGGCGGATAGCATGGCATCCATGCCACTTCGCCAGGACGACGCCCCGACATCCGACTCCAAGCCTGAAAAGGCTGACACTTCCGACAACACCTGAACTTTTGCAAGCCCCACCTGACTCGCCATGAACGAAACCCGCAATGACCATTCGAATAACCAGGATCTCAAAGTCATGGAACACTCCTTCGACGGGATTCAGGAGTTTGATCAAAAACTGCCAAACTGGTGGCTTTTCACACTCTATGCGAGCATCGCATTCTCAGTAGTTTACTGGGTCGTGAGGGATCAGTGGATGGGAGGAACTTACGACTACGAGAAGCTCGAAACACAACTGGCATTGGTGGAAGATGCACGCATGCAGGAAACGCTCGCCATTCTTGATGATGATACCCTGCGCTCATTCGCGGACAATGAAACGTGGGTTGCAGCAGGACGGGCGACTTACCAGCAGAATTGCGCAGCCTGTCACATGCCCGACATGAGCGGAATGGTGGGACCCAGTCTTGTCGATGCAGAGTGGCTGCACGGCAGCAACCCCACGGACATCTACAATGTCATCTCAAACGGAGTGATCGAGAAGGGAATGCAGGCATGGGAAAATCAGTTGGGTCCGAAAAAAATCGCCGAAGTAGTGGCCTATATTCTCAGTCAACAGCCCTGAACCCACCTGGATCGTAAAAGGCAGTGAATGAAAATGTGACGAGGGTTGCGATTTTCAATTAAAACATTCTAATAAACTTATATGGCGAAAAAGCATCAGCCCACGCTCGACACGCTCGCCTCCATCAACACCGATGGGTCGCGCAATTTCCTTCGCCCTGCCGATGCCAAAGGCCCATTCACCACATGGAGGCGCATCACTGCGGCTGTGCTCATCCTGATTTATCTGCTCTTGCCGTGGATCCAGATAGGTGGCCACCCTGCCCTGTTTTTCGATTTTTCGGCCCGCCGTTTCTACATCTTCGGCGCAGCTTTTGCTGCCCAGGATTTCTGGCTCGCATTTTTTCTGGTATCCGGACTCGGTTTCACGCTCTACGTCGTCACATCCATTTTCGGCCGTGTCTGGTGTGGATGGACGTGCCCGCACACGGTTTTCCTGGAACATGTTTACCGCCGTATTGAGCGCTGGCTTGAGGGCAATGTGTCGAACCAGAAGCGTCTGGACAAAATGAACTGGGGAGAACCGGAAAAGATGCTGCGCCGTGGAACCAAGCACGCACTGTTTGTACTGGTTTCCCTGGGCATTGCCCACATGCTGGTGGCATATTTCATTTCGATTCCGGGGCTTTACGATTGGGTTTCCCACAGTCCCGCAGAACATTGGGAGGGCTTCCTTTTTGTCTTCGTCACTGCCGCACTGCTCTACTTCAACTTTGCATGGTTTCGTGAACAGCTCTGTCTGGCAATCTGCCCCTATGGTCGCCTGCAATCTGCACTCATTGACGACGATTCCATCGTCATCGGATACGACGAAGATCGTGGGGAGCCGCGTGGAAAACCACGCACACCGGGCGTCGGTGACTGCATCGACTGCAAGCGTTGTGTTCAGGTGTGTCCAACCGGTATCGACATCCGCCAGGGGCTACAGATGGAGTGTGTCGGTTGTGCCAACTGCATTGACGCCTGTGATGTGGTCATGGCCCACCTGGGTCGTGAGAAGGGACTCATCCGCTATGATTCGCTCAATGGTTTCAAGGGTCAGGGCAAGCGCATCCTGCGACCCCGGTTTTTCCTCTACCTCTTCTTTTTGCTGATGGGAGCAGGTGCGATGACCTACGCCTTCACGTCCGTGGAATCCGCCTACCTGCTGGTCACTCGCATGAGCGGACCTCCCTACTACCAGACTGAAACACAGGTGCGTAATCAGTACAATGTGCGCATCGTGAACAAGGCAGACAGCGTGCAGGTATTTTCGATCCACATTGATCCAGGTCAGCATCCGCTGACCCAACTGGGGGACGCCCAGAAGATCAGCGTCGACCCCGTGGGCGAGGTCGTCGTTCCCCTGATTGTGACAACCCCAATCGAAGGCTTTGAAGGAACCTTCCCGTTTGACGTTTGGCTTGAAACCGAAAACAGTGACCTCTCGCTATCCCGCACGGTTTCTTTCCTCGGACCCAATGTGGCTGCGCTCAACAAGGAAATGGTATTCGAATGAAGATCAGGCAAATCATTGGTAACCTGTGGATATGGGTCGTCGCAGCCTTTCTCCTGGTGATTCTGGGCTGGTACTGGACGGTTCGCATTGCAAATCAGTATGATTTTAGTCCTCCTGCCGAAGGGGAAACGCTCGAACGTCAACTCCCCGATTCGGGGCACCCCCCACATCCCTGATTCATGTTTCCCGACGTCTCAGCTGGTGCGTGGAGCGCATTTCTCGCGGGATTGATTGTCAGTCCACACTGCATTGGCATGTGCGGACCACTCTATTGTTCTTTGGTCCCCGCTCGCAGGATCGGCAGTGAAAGCCTGCAGTTGAGCTACCACCTCGGGCGAGTGATTTCCTATGTCAGCATCGGCATCCTCGCTGGTGCCCTGAGTTTGAGTTTTGTGCAAGCATTTCGCTGGGATATCTCCCGCTTCCTTCCGTGGGCACTTGTCGGCATGCTGCTGCTGTTTGCGTTGGGTCTGGATAAGTGGATCCAGCCCAAACACCGAAGATCCCCACGCTTTCTTTCCCGCTGGATGCTCAAAAGTCGATCCCTGCCGGGTGAAGTCTCGACCCTTGCAATGGGGCTGCTCACACCCCTGCTTCCCTGTGCTCCGCTCTACATGGTGCTGTGGGTTGCTCTGGTGTCGGGAAGTCCGTTCTTTGGTGCCCAGATCATGCTCGGCTTCTGTCTTGGCACCATTCCCCTGCTCTGGCTGGCGCAGAGTCAGTTTCTCCGTCACCGGCAAAAATGGGCCAGCGGCACCATCCGGGTGATCCAGCGCTCCCTCGCCCTGATTGCGGCCATCCTGATCACGGTGCGCATGATCATGATCGGTTCACCGCTCGACGGTGCTGCCTGTTTTGGATTGTGAGCGGTGCAGTGCACCATGTTCCCCAAGGGTTCATATAGACAGCAGTTGCCAATGCGGGCGTCGGTTGACAAACGCGGATGAAGGTCATTGATTGAAGCTCGCATTTTCCAAAGGATTCAACTCCATCCATCCCGTTGCAAGCTTCACCCAATACCATATTTTTTGTCTGTTCGGGTAACACCTGTCGAAGCCCCATGGCCGAACAGTTGCTTCAACACGCACTCGCAGCGGAAGCTCCACCGTTATGCGAACTGCAAGTTGCCTCATTTGGGCTGTCCGCCTTTCCCGGTTGCCCTGCGTCCCCAAATGCCGTGCATGTGCTATCCAAGGTCGGTCTTGACCTGTCTGCACACCAGAGTCGCTCCCTTCACGAAGTTGACCTGAGCCGTGGGCTGCTCTTTTTGTGCATGACCACCGCGCACCGCGACGGATTATTGAGTTTAACTGACACGGATCCAGACCGCATCTTTCTCGTTCGGGAATGGATGAACTCGGAATCCCCAGACATTCCCGATCCATTTGGCGGAGATGTACGCTCGTACGCGCATTGCCGGGACAGCATTGTCGAAGCCATCCCTTCAGTGCTTGAATTCCTGCGCCACCATTATCGGTGAGGCTGAGTTCCGCAGTACCATTTGAAACGATTCACAGCTCCAGGCCTCAGGCTGACTATTCCGCCTGCACACCACCGAAATGCAAAGGTATTCAGGCCAGAATCGAGGGAAGCTGGTTTTAACGTTGCATTCGGGTTTTGGCGTTGACTCCGAAGTGCCTGGGGACGCTTAAATAAAGGGAATTCGATCCATCCTTTGCACATGAAAACCAAACCATACCGCCGCCCCTCCTCAACCCGGCAGGCGTTCACCCTCATTGAACTCCTGACCGTCATCGCCATCATTGGCATCCTCGCCGCCATCCTGATTCCATCCGTTGGAAAAGTTCGCGAAAACGCGCAGCGCGCCAAGTCGGCAAGCAACCTGCGCTCCATCGCCCAGGCCTATGCCACCTTCGCTGCATCTGGCGGTCGGGTACGAACGATTCCAGCAACGGTGGACTCGATTCACGAATGGGCCGCATGGCTGGCCAAGGAGGTTGAACTCAACGATGCCAGCCTCTATTTCATCGAGACCGATCCGGAAGTTGCAGCTCTGGCATCACTTCCCCTGGTCGTCGGCACCACATCCGATGGCACCTTCACGATCCATTCGGAGTTTGAATCTGCAACCCCCAGCTACGCCGTCGTCGCAGGCATCACTCCAAATGCGCCCGCCACAACGACCCCATTGCTGTTTACACGTGGACTGACGGCTTCAGGTTCATGGGAGACCCATGCTCCCTGGGGAGCATCAGGAGGGCACATTGCATTCCTTGACGGCCATGTGCGTTTCTACCGGGATCTTTCTGAAAACGGGGGTGAACTTGTGCACTACCAAACCAAGGCCCGCACCGCCAACATTCATGAGGCCATCAGTCCAGGTGCAGTCATTCTAAACAATACACTTTGAGTATTTCAGCTGGTCACTTCGATTTGACACCTATGCCAGAACAACCCGCCTTCATCATCGGTCACAAAAATCCCGACGCCGATTCCGTCTGCTCCGCTATCGGTTATGCCGCATTAAAAAAGGCACAGGGGTTTGAACATTTTGTTCCCGCCCGATGCGGAAACTCGAATCCGCGAATCGATGCGATCCTCAACCGCTTTGAGACACCACTGCCAACCTTCCTGGGCGATGTCACTCCACGGGTTCGGGACATCATGCGCACCAAACCACACGTGGTATCGCCCAGCGATACCTGCGCTGAGGCACTGCGCATCATCGACGAACATGACTATCGTGCCCTGCCTGTCGTCGACGACCAAGGCATACTCAAGGGAATCATTACCATCTTTGGTCTGGGGCAATATTTCACTCCTCGTGTCAGGAACCCTCTCGACATGCGCCGTGTTCGCACGCGCATTTCCGATATCATCCGCTCACTGGATGCGAAGGTGGTGAATGTCGTCAACCCTGAGCAGGAGGATGAAATGTTTGTGCGGGTCGGAGCCATGGACATTCGCTCGTTCGACCGCACTTCACAGGAAAGCCAATTGCCCCCATCCTCCTCCATTGTGGTCGTGGGAGACCGCTGGGATATCCAGGAAAAGTGCATCCAGATCGGAGTTCGCCTCATCGTGATCACCGGTGGGCTTCGGGTTGACAAGGATATTCGTGAACGCGTCAAGGCAAACGGCATCAGCCTGATTGTCAGCCCGCACGACACAGCCACCACTTCCTGGATCATCAAAACTGCCACTTCCGTCACCCATCTGATGGATTCTGTTCCGACCACCTTCGGAATTGATGACACCGTGGCAGCGGCAAAACGCCGCGTTATTGAGCTTTCCGCACCCCTCTTTCCCGTGGTTTCCGAAG
It contains:
- a CDS encoding sulfite exporter TauE/SafE family protein codes for the protein MFPDVSAGAWSAFLAGLIVSPHCIGMCGPLYCSLVPARRIGSESLQLSYHLGRVISYVSIGILAGALSLSFVQAFRWDISRFLPWALVGMLLLFALGLDKWIQPKHRRSPRFLSRWMLKSRSLPGEVSTLAMGLLTPLLPCAPLYMVLWVALVSGSPFFGAQIMLGFCLGTIPLLWLAQSQFLRHRQKWASGTIRVIQRSLALIAAILITVRMIMIGSPLDGAACFGL
- a CDS encoding low molecular weight protein arginine phosphatase — its product is MQASPNTIFFVCSGNTCRSPMAEQLLQHALAAEAPPLCELQVASFGLSAFPGCPASPNAVHVLSKVGLDLSAHQSRSLHEVDLSRGLLFLCMTTAHRDGLLSLTDTDPDRIFLVREWMNSESPDIPDPFGGDVRSYAHCRDSIVEAIPSVLEFLRHHYR
- a CDS encoding prepilin-type N-terminal cleavage/methylation domain-containing protein, whose product is MKTKPYRRPSSTRQAFTLIELLTVIAIIGILAAILIPSVGKVRENAQRAKSASNLRSIAQAYATFAASGGRVRTIPATVDSIHEWAAWLAKEVELNDASLYFIETDPEVAALASLPLVVGTTSDGTFTIHSEFESATPSYAVVAGITPNAPATTTPLLFTRGLTASGSWETHAPWGASGGHIAFLDGHVRFYRDLSENGGELVHYQTKARTANIHEAISPGAVILNNTL
- the ccoG gene encoding cytochrome c oxidase accessory protein CcoG, with the protein product MAKKHQPTLDTLASINTDGSRNFLRPADAKGPFTTWRRITAAVLILIYLLLPWIQIGGHPALFFDFSARRFYIFGAAFAAQDFWLAFFLVSGLGFTLYVVTSIFGRVWCGWTCPHTVFLEHVYRRIERWLEGNVSNQKRLDKMNWGEPEKMLRRGTKHALFVLVSLGIAHMLVAYFISIPGLYDWVSHSPAEHWEGFLFVFVTAALLYFNFAWFREQLCLAICPYGRLQSALIDDDSIVIGYDEDRGEPRGKPRTPGVGDCIDCKRCVQVCPTGIDIRQGLQMECVGCANCIDACDVVMAHLGREKGLIRYDSLNGFKGQGKRILRPRFFLYLFFLLMGAGAMTYAFTSVESAYLLVTRMSGPPYYQTETQVRNQYNVRIVNKADSVQVFSIHIDPGQHPLTQLGDAQKISVDPVGEVVVPLIVTTPIEGFEGTFPFDVWLETENSDLSLSRTVSFLGPNVAALNKEMVFE
- a CDS encoding c-type cytochrome; the protein is MNETRNDHSNNQDLKVMEHSFDGIQEFDQKLPNWWLFTLYASIAFSVVYWVVRDQWMGGTYDYEKLETQLALVEDARMQETLAILDDDTLRSFADNETWVAAGRATYQQNCAACHMPDMSGMVGPSLVDAEWLHGSNPTDIYNVISNGVIEKGMQAWENQLGPKKIAEVVAYILSQQP
- the ccoN gene encoding cytochrome-c oxidase, cbb3-type subunit I, which gives rise to MSQNKVTIAYNDNIVRYFLIATVIWSLVAMAAGVLIAFMLNFWQIDGGIYLFGLHIPLEWIGFGRLRPLHTNAAIFAFVGNMMFAGIYYSTQRLVRARLASDFLSWLHFWGWQFIIVCAAITLPLGLTRGKEYAELIWPINILVALIWVVFAINFFWTLARRNEPTLYVAIWFYIATIVTVALLYIVNHLSIPTSLIHSYPIFGGVQDALVQWWYGHNAVAFFLTTPILGIMYYFVPKAVNRPVYSYQLSVIHFWSLVFIYIWAGPHHLLNTALPAWLQYLGMLFSLMLWAPSWGGMLNGLFTMRGAWDKLRTDPVVKFFAAGITFYGMATFEGPLLSIKSVNALAHYSDWIIGHVHSGTLGWNGMMAAGMIYWLLPRLWKRGLYSQQLANLHFWLSMIGILLYVASMWISGVNQGMMLNALNETGTSLAYGNFLETLNAIHALMLTRAIGGTLYLLGFVILAYNMARTVMGAEVNDVTVEVPARTVRDDQGLTGGLINAPVAYTVLGIAFPCIWMLTEGFWMLVGMFGTIFTVLLALVSFKVSKGGWTRWYEKLLANSMSFTILVFLAVAVGGAIQIIPTVTVQRAHNLEGRVQELYTPLELAGRDIYVSEGCYNCHSQMVRTMRADVLRYGDYSRLGESIYDYPYQWGSRRIGPDLAREGGFRPNEWHYDHFMDPRAISPGSNMPAYPWLAEKKIDMDALPSKLAVQRMLGVPFPEWEESEIRDLVATQAEAISRDLQTKGRALEPNTQMTALIAYMQKLGAYEVRGTPSITEPNR
- a CDS encoding putative manganese-dependent inorganic diphosphatase, with protein sequence MPEQPAFIIGHKNPDADSVCSAIGYAALKKAQGFEHFVPARCGNSNPRIDAILNRFETPLPTFLGDVTPRVRDIMRTKPHVVSPSDTCAEALRIIDEHDYRALPVVDDQGILKGIITIFGLGQYFTPRVRNPLDMRRVRTRISDIIRSLDAKVVNVVNPEQEDEMFVRVGAMDIRSFDRTSQESQLPPSSSIVVVGDRWDIQEKCIQIGVRLIVITGGLRVDKDIRERVKANGISLIVSPHDTATTSWIIKTATSVTHLMDSVPTTFGIDDTVAAAKRRVIELSAPLFPVVSEDGKLLGVFTKTDLLRPVKTELVLVDHNEMSQAVDGAREVRITEVIDHHRLGNLTTEQPILFINEPVGSTSTIVANLFRRHRLKIAPHIAGILMAGMISDTLFLNSPTTTDVDREILKWLSDRSGVSPKELADLIFNSGSTISSESPEGVVTADCKHYHHGDIEFSVCQVEELGYDNFWNCWKALYDALETYREKNSLFFSSLLVTDINRQNSLLVISGNKGLIESISYPHVKKGMVFELNSIVSRKKQLIPYLTTTLKSIGIAS
- the ychF gene encoding redox-regulated ATPase YchF, producing MLQAGIVGLPNVGKSTLFNALTRSRKADAQNYPFCTIDPNVGVVQVPDARLEPLSKLVKTQRIIPAALEVVDIAGLVAGASKGEGLGNKFLANIREVDAIVHVVRCFEDDDIIHNAGSVDPVRDIEIIETELILADLESLARQREKLIKKARGNDKAALAAVDLIDRINPHLEQGFAANTFGIDEDEKPLLKSLNLLSSKPMLFACNVAETDLANANANAMVQQVQAAADQRNQTEVCVISARIEEELMDFDPSEAASYLQDLGVEDSGVNRLIQSTYHLLGLASYLTAGEIEVRAWTFIKGMKAPQCAGVIHTDFEKGFIKAEVVSYDDLMQLGSVNAAREAGKYRLEGKDYLVKDGDVIHFRFAT